The following coding sequences are from one Halorubrum sp. BOL3-1 window:
- a CDS encoding DEAD/DEAH box helicase, with amino-acid sequence MATEAAGIDRPLLVDGFLQRRRYQLRLADAAADEHTLVCLPTGLGKTAVSLLVTAERLHEAGGKSLFLAPTKPLVQQHADFYREALEIPDDEVAVFTGDVKPADRAAVWEDARIVIATPQVVENDLVGNRISLRGVTHLTFDECHRATGDYAYVYIAERYHADAADPLVTGMSASPGGDTEEIETVCENLGLANVEVMTEEDADVDEYTHDTEVRWEQVTLPDEVLEIRDALNEVITDRLEKLKQLGVTNTTNPDLSQKDLNGMRGKLKKMMDNDQSDGYKGMSTHAEVMKLRRATELVETQSVESVRRYFERQREAARSSGASKASQRMVADPKVREAMRKAESFDGLHPKFSKARILLAETLGINEGERAILFTESRDTAEALVEFLSASFDVRKFVGQGDKEGSDGMSQKQQQETLDAFKAGDFEVLVSTSVAEEGLDVPEVDLVCFYEPVPTAIRSIQRKGRTGRQAEGKVVVLMAEDTRDEAFFWISRRREKEMASQLAELKEATDDIEETVGDDGQAGLDAFSGESGDEGDGADAGATDDAGKATDGDDAGLTDFAAEARDGDTDEAGDGGDEGSDASEAGDTDVEDDVDSADGADDGIVATAGVGEGVEVIVDQRELDSAIAKDLSTRDGLVTRLETLAVGDYVLSDRVAVERKSAADFVDSMLDADRSMFEQVGELSRAYARPVMVVEGTNLYGQRDIDPNAVRGALASLAVDFDVSVLRTEGEGDTTELLATIAKREQETRDREVSVHGEKTTKTRAEQQEYVVSSIADIGPVTARSLLEHFRTVEGVMTANEEDLMTVDGVGSVTAERIREVVGSEYE; translated from the coding sequence ATGGCGACCGAAGCCGCCGGGATCGACCGACCCCTGCTCGTCGACGGGTTCTTACAGCGACGCCGCTACCAGCTCCGGTTGGCGGACGCCGCCGCCGACGAACACACGCTCGTCTGTCTCCCGACCGGCCTCGGCAAGACGGCGGTCAGCCTGCTCGTCACCGCCGAGCGGCTCCACGAGGCGGGCGGCAAGTCGCTGTTTCTGGCCCCCACCAAGCCCCTCGTCCAACAGCACGCCGACTTCTACCGCGAGGCGCTGGAGATCCCCGACGACGAGGTCGCCGTGTTCACCGGCGACGTGAAGCCGGCCGACCGCGCCGCCGTCTGGGAGGACGCCCGGATCGTGATCGCGACGCCGCAAGTCGTCGAGAACGACCTGGTCGGCAACCGGATCTCGCTGCGCGGCGTGACCCACCTCACCTTCGACGAGTGCCACCGCGCGACCGGCGACTACGCGTACGTGTACATCGCGGAGCGCTACCACGCCGACGCGGCCGACCCCCTCGTTACCGGGATGTCGGCCTCGCCCGGCGGCGACACCGAGGAGATCGAGACGGTGTGTGAGAACCTCGGACTCGCGAACGTCGAGGTGATGACCGAGGAGGACGCCGACGTCGACGAGTACACCCACGACACCGAGGTCCGGTGGGAGCAGGTGACGCTTCCCGACGAGGTCTTAGAGATCCGCGACGCGCTCAACGAGGTGATCACGGACCGGTTAGAGAAACTGAAGCAGCTCGGGGTGACGAACACGACGAACCCCGACCTCTCGCAGAAGGACCTCAACGGGATGCGGGGGAAGCTCAAGAAGATGATGGACAACGACCAGTCGGACGGGTACAAGGGCATGTCCACCCACGCGGAGGTGATGAAGCTCCGGCGCGCGACCGAGCTGGTCGAGACCCAGTCGGTCGAGTCCGTCCGGCGCTACTTCGAGCGTCAGCGCGAGGCCGCCCGCTCGTCGGGCGCCTCGAAGGCGAGCCAGCGGATGGTCGCGGACCCGAAGGTGCGGGAAGCCATGCGGAAGGCGGAGTCGTTCGACGGGCTCCACCCGAAGTTCTCGAAGGCTCGGATCCTGCTGGCGGAGACGCTCGGGATCAACGAGGGCGAGCGCGCGATCCTCTTCACCGAGTCCCGCGACACCGCCGAGGCGCTCGTGGAGTTCCTCTCCGCGAGCTTCGACGTGCGGAAGTTCGTCGGGCAGGGCGACAAGGAGGGGTCCGACGGGATGAGCCAGAAACAGCAGCAGGAGACGCTCGACGCGTTCAAGGCCGGCGATTTCGAGGTGCTCGTCTCCACGTCGGTCGCGGAGGAGGGGTTGGACGTGCCCGAGGTCGACCTCGTCTGCTTCTACGAGCCGGTCCCGACCGCGATCCGCTCGATCCAGCGCAAGGGTCGGACCGGCCGGCAGGCGGAGGGGAAGGTCGTCGTGCTGATGGCCGAGGACACCCGCGACGAGGCGTTCTTCTGGATCTCGCGGCGCCGCGAGAAGGAGATGGCCAGCCAGCTCGCGGAGCTGAAGGAGGCCACCGACGACATCGAAGAGACCGTCGGCGACGACGGGCAGGCCGGTCTCGACGCGTTCTCCGGGGAGTCCGGGGACGAGGGCGACGGCGCCGACGCGGGAGCTACCGACGACGCCGGTAAGGCCACCGACGGTGACGACGCCGGCCTCACCGACTTCGCGGCGGAAGCGCGGGACGGGGATACCGACGAGGCGGGCGACGGCGGGGACGAGGGGAGCGACGCGTCCGAAGCGGGCGACACCGACGTGGAAGACGACGTCGACAGCGCCGACGGCGCCGACGACGGTATCGTCGCGACCGCCGGCGTCGGCGAGGGCGTCGAGGTCATCGTCGACCAGCGCGAACTCGACTCCGCGATCGCGAAGGACCTCTCGACGCGCGACGGGCTCGTCACCCGGTTGGAGACGCTCGCGGTCGGTGACTACGTGCTCTCGGACCGCGTCGCGGTCGAGCGCAAGTCGGCGGCCGACTTCGTCGACTCGATGCTCGACGCCGACCGTTCGATGTTCGAGCAGGTCGGAGAGCTCTCGCGGGCGTACGCCCGACCCGTGATGGTCGTCGAGGGAACGAACCTCTACGGCCAGCGCGACATCGACCCCAACGCGGTCCGCGGCGCGCTCGCGTCGCTCGCGGTCGACTTCGACGTGAGCGTCCTCCGGACCGAAGGCGAGGGAGACACCACCGAACTGCTCGCGACGATCGCGAAACGGGAACAGGAGACGCGCGACCGCGAAGTGAGCGTCCACGGGGAGAAGACGACGAAGACCCGGGCGGAACAGCAGGAGTACGTCGTCTCCTCCATCGCCGACATCGGGCCGGTCACGGCCCGCTCGCTTCTGGAACACTTCCGCACCGTCGAGGGGGTGATGACCGCGAACGAGGAGGACCTCATGACGGTCGACGGCGTCGGGTCGGTGACCGCGGAGCGCATCCGCGAAGTCGTCGGGAGCGAGTACGAGTGA
- a CDS encoding DUF5807 family protein, which produces MSNLDEFLAGERLDDVVFYVSDAYLDDDSRLREVGSEVDGGVRLILDGETGRSAFQAGTGMGAMEFAKTAMGAEGEIARSLDDGACPSAAETPEDDHEIRFVFAFAEAQNEDVGGLYAEGDVVHAYAHCTCGESYSHKWVVGDRDD; this is translated from the coding sequence ATGAGCAACCTCGACGAGTTCCTCGCGGGCGAGCGGCTCGACGACGTGGTCTTCTACGTGAGCGACGCGTACCTCGACGACGACTCCCGGCTGCGGGAGGTCGGCAGCGAGGTCGACGGGGGCGTCCGACTGATACTCGACGGCGAGACCGGTCGGTCCGCGTTCCAGGCCGGCACGGGCATGGGTGCGATGGAGTTCGCGAAGACGGCGATGGGCGCCGAGGGCGAGATCGCGCGCTCGCTCGACGACGGGGCGTGTCCCTCCGCCGCGGAGACGCCCGAGGACGACCACGAGATCCGGTTCGTCTTCGCGTTCGCGGAGGCGCAAAACGAGGATGTCGGTGGTCTCTACGCCGAGGGTGACGTGGTCCACGCGTACGCCCACTGTACCTGCGGCGAGAGCTACTCGCACAAGTGGGTCGTCGGCGACCGCGACGACTGA
- a CDS encoding long-chain fatty acid--CoA ligase produces MPGGHSQTLRPFMWRAERLYPDTEIVSRTHEGRTRHTYAEYADRTARLANALDDHGIEDGDRVATFCWNHTRHFETYFGVPNTGAQLHTINPLLPDEHIRYIVDDADDEIVFVDPSLADKIASAAEGAAEFEGVDFVAMGSEGIDALDAPAYEEFIADRPTEYDWPDLDGDQPAGLCYTSGTTGKPKGVEYTQSMLWSHTMASQTPQGIPMEDSDVVMPVVPMFHVNAWGMPFTAAAAGAKHVYPGPSPDPADLAALIEEEGVTISAGVPTVWLGLREYIEAGNEVDLSALDTVIVGGAAAPKALIEWYDDRGVEVLHAWGMTEVSPIGTVSHLKDDLRGADYETQVDKRAKQGLVAPGLEFEVIDEDGEEIPWDGEAFGELRIRGPWVTKEYFKRPEANEQEFVDGWLKTGDVVTVDGDGYMQLVDRTKDVIKSGGEWISSVELENAIMAYDGVSEAAVVGVPHERWQERPVAFVVVADGVEREELVDRIETGLREEYPKWWVPDAVEFIDEVPKTATGKFSKKDLREQYGDQSLVEGAVPEDDAPERE; encoded by the coding sequence CCACGAGGGGCGCACGCGACACACGTACGCCGAGTACGCCGACCGGACGGCGCGGCTCGCGAACGCCTTAGACGACCACGGGATCGAGGACGGCGACCGCGTCGCGACGTTCTGTTGGAACCACACGCGACACTTCGAGACGTACTTCGGCGTCCCGAACACCGGCGCACAGCTCCACACGATCAACCCCCTGCTGCCGGACGAGCACATCCGGTACATCGTCGACGACGCCGACGACGAGATCGTCTTCGTCGACCCCTCGCTGGCCGACAAGATCGCGAGCGCCGCCGAGGGCGCCGCGGAGTTCGAGGGCGTCGACTTTGTCGCGATGGGGTCGGAGGGAATCGACGCGCTCGACGCCCCCGCCTACGAGGAGTTCATCGCGGACCGGCCGACCGAGTACGACTGGCCCGACCTCGACGGCGACCAGCCCGCCGGTCTCTGTTACACCTCGGGGACGACGGGGAAGCCGAAGGGCGTCGAGTACACCCAGTCGATGCTGTGGAGCCACACGATGGCCTCCCAGACGCCGCAGGGGATCCCGATGGAGGACTCCGACGTCGTCATGCCGGTCGTCCCCATGTTCCACGTCAACGCGTGGGGAATGCCGTTCACCGCGGCCGCCGCGGGCGCGAAACACGTCTACCCGGGACCGTCGCCGGACCCGGCCGACCTCGCGGCGCTGATCGAAGAGGAGGGCGTGACGATCTCGGCGGGCGTCCCGACGGTGTGGCTCGGCCTCCGCGAGTACATCGAGGCGGGGAACGAGGTGGACCTCTCGGCGCTCGACACGGTTATCGTCGGCGGCGCGGCCGCGCCGAAGGCGCTGATCGAGTGGTACGACGACCGCGGCGTCGAGGTGCTCCACGCGTGGGGGATGACCGAGGTCTCACCGATCGGCACCGTCTCGCACCTCAAGGACGACCTGCGCGGCGCCGACTACGAGACGCAGGTGGACAAGCGGGCGAAACAGGGGCTCGTCGCCCCCGGCCTGGAGTTCGAGGTGATAGACGAGGACGGCGAGGAGATCCCGTGGGACGGCGAGGCGTTCGGTGAGCTCCGGATCCGTGGTCCGTGGGTCACGAAGGAGTACTTCAAGCGCCCGGAAGCCAACGAGCAGGAGTTCGTCGACGGCTGGCTGAAGACGGGCGACGTGGTCACCGTCGACGGGGACGGCTACATGCAGCTCGTCGACCGCACCAAAGACGTGATCAAGTCCGGCGGTGAGTGGATCTCCAGCGTCGAGCTGGAGAACGCGATCATGGCGTACGACGGCGTCAGCGAGGCGGCCGTGGTCGGCGTTCCCCACGAGCGCTGGCAGGAGCGCCCCGTGGCGTTCGTCGTCGTGGCCGACGGCGTCGAACGCGAGGAACTCGTCGACCGGATCGAGACCGGACTCCGCGAGGAGTACCCCAAGTGGTGGGTGCCGGACGCGGTGGAGTTCATCGACGAGGTACCGAAGACCGCCACCGGGAAGTTCTCGAAGAAGGACCTCCGAGAGCAGTACGGCGACCAGTCGCTCGTCGAGGGCGCGGTGCCGGAAGACGACGCGCCCGAACGGGAGTAG